From Saccharothrix espanaensis DSM 44229, the proteins below share one genomic window:
- a CDS encoding GH92 family glycosyl hydrolase has product MRLPKVRGQRCQRGGLVKAALATAAVVAIALVQPVVSHAQPDDLARWVNPFVGTRPGGPDHGTGGGAGNNFPGADVPFGMVQWSPDTVTRQHGGYSYDDNRIKGFSLTHLSGAGCSTYQDVPIMPYVGEVTTSPAADPGRYVSTFSHANESATPGYYGVTLDSGTEVELSVTQRTGIGRLAYPGGSTSTLLVNTSGSIAGTDDAEVTIGANTISGWATSGRFCGADHRYRVYFHAQFDQAFESVGTWKNGAVTPGKSAERGGSPRKGDLGDARKTLAAQGEQRSVGALDTTVSGPGSGGYVTFADPEVTMRVGLSFVSVDGAKKNLKAENVAKSFDGIHTAARKAWNDRLGQIKVTGGTDAQRTTFYTALYHSLLQPNVFSDVDGRYPGFDGRLHTADKGHAIYTNFSGWDVYRSEMQLLSLLAPEETADMVRSMVAFAEQGGSWDRWTVANGYTGVMVGDPYHVMVASAYAFGVKDFDANKALLLMLRGATQPTQGYEERPGLKEYQELGYVPVGAQGVWGAPATTLEYTSADFAIADFARRLGDGATWQTFMKRAQHWQNVFNPATSYTQARNRDGSFVEPFDPGNPDNWVEGNAAQYTWMVPYNARGLFTAMGGDAKVRDRLDFFFTKLNAGPDEPHAFLGNEPIMHSLWLYNWAGAPAKTQAVVRKAVDELFGPGPNGLMGNDDLGQMSSWYVWAALGMYPVIPGRAELVVNSPVFTEATITRPNGEPIVVKTSGAGKHVADLKLNGRPQTRTWLPESLVADGGTVEFGLTAEPTTWGTGPADAPPSFRDGEVGQQSFITPGRLVLPPGASGTVTIGAQDFSGKGGKVGWSAQPPNGITVTPSQGEITAPPGDKAGQSVTVTVAPDTAEQTLRIPVTFSNGQRSTISVLVADPGSLRAAFNNVGTSPDDNQAIGNFDGGGWSYSREALAEKGLTPGAKVTQDGITYTWPSSPVGEPDNVDTTGQAVTLNATGTKLGLLGSGGGGKASGKLTITYADGTTQVEDVGFSDWALGGNATTPPSFDNRVVAVTPYRNNSGGTSQQLKMFLFATAPITLKAKEVRSVTLPSGVTGGTFHVFAIGVG; this is encoded by the coding sequence ATGCGATTACCGAAGGTTCGTGGACAGCGTTGTCAACGAGGAGGGCTCGTGAAGGCGGCACTGGCGACAGCGGCAGTCGTGGCAATCGCGTTGGTCCAACCGGTCGTGTCCCACGCCCAACCGGACGATCTCGCGCGCTGGGTGAACCCGTTCGTCGGCACCCGGCCGGGTGGTCCCGACCACGGCACCGGCGGCGGCGCGGGCAACAACTTCCCCGGCGCGGACGTCCCGTTCGGGATGGTGCAGTGGAGTCCCGACACGGTGACCCGCCAGCACGGCGGCTACTCCTACGACGACAACCGGATCAAGGGCTTCAGCCTGACCCACCTGTCGGGTGCCGGCTGCTCGACCTACCAGGACGTCCCGATCATGCCGTACGTCGGCGAGGTGACGACGTCGCCCGCCGCCGACCCCGGCCGGTACGTGTCGACCTTCTCGCACGCCAACGAGTCCGCCACCCCCGGCTACTACGGCGTCACCCTCGACAGCGGGACCGAGGTCGAGCTCAGCGTCACCCAGCGCACCGGCATCGGCCGACTGGCCTACCCCGGCGGCAGCACGTCCACCCTGCTGGTCAACACCTCCGGCTCGATCGCGGGCACCGACGACGCCGAGGTCACCATCGGCGCGAACACCATCAGCGGGTGGGCCACCAGCGGCCGGTTCTGCGGCGCGGACCACCGCTACCGGGTCTACTTCCACGCGCAGTTCGACCAGGCGTTCGAGTCCGTCGGCACCTGGAAGAACGGCGCGGTCACGCCCGGCAAGTCCGCCGAGCGCGGTGGCTCGCCGCGCAAGGGCGACCTGGGCGATGCCCGCAAGACCCTTGCCGCGCAGGGTGAGCAACGCTCGGTGGGCGCGCTGGACACGACGGTCTCCGGACCGGGCAGCGGCGGCTACGTGACCTTCGCCGACCCGGAGGTCACCATGCGGGTCGGCCTGTCGTTCGTCTCGGTCGACGGCGCGAAGAAGAACCTCAAGGCGGAGAACGTCGCCAAGTCGTTCGACGGTATCCACACCGCCGCCCGCAAGGCGTGGAACGACCGGCTCGGGCAGATCAAGGTCACCGGCGGCACGGACGCCCAGCGAACCACGTTCTACACGGCGTTGTACCACTCCCTGTTGCAGCCCAACGTGTTCTCCGACGTCGACGGGCGCTACCCGGGCTTCGACGGCCGCCTGCACACCGCCGACAAGGGCCACGCGATCTACACGAACTTCTCCGGCTGGGACGTCTACCGCTCGGAGATGCAACTGCTCTCGTTGCTGGCACCGGAGGAAACGGCCGACATGGTCCGCTCGATGGTGGCCTTCGCCGAGCAGGGCGGCTCGTGGGACCGCTGGACGGTCGCCAACGGCTACACCGGGGTCATGGTCGGCGACCCGTACCACGTGATGGTCGCCAGCGCGTACGCCTTCGGTGTCAAGGACTTCGACGCCAACAAGGCGTTGCTGCTGATGCTGCGCGGCGCGACCCAGCCCACCCAGGGCTACGAGGAACGCCCGGGGCTCAAGGAGTACCAGGAACTCGGGTACGTGCCGGTCGGCGCGCAAGGCGTCTGGGGTGCGCCCGCCACCACGTTGGAGTACACCAGCGCCGACTTCGCCATCGCCGACTTCGCCCGCCGGCTCGGCGACGGCGCGACCTGGCAGACGTTCATGAAACGCGCCCAGCACTGGCAGAACGTGTTCAACCCGGCCACCTCCTACACCCAGGCCCGCAACCGCGACGGGTCGTTCGTGGAGCCGTTCGACCCCGGCAACCCGGACAACTGGGTCGAGGGCAACGCCGCGCAGTACACCTGGATGGTGCCCTACAACGCACGCGGCCTGTTCACCGCGATGGGCGGCGACGCGAAGGTCCGCGACCGGCTGGACTTCTTCTTCACCAAGCTCAACGCCGGACCCGACGAGCCGCACGCGTTCCTCGGCAACGAGCCGATCATGCACAGCCTGTGGCTCTACAACTGGGCCGGCGCGCCCGCCAAGACCCAGGCCGTGGTGCGCAAGGCGGTCGACGAGCTGTTCGGTCCCGGCCCGAACGGCCTGATGGGCAACGACGACCTCGGCCAGATGTCGTCGTGGTACGTCTGGGCCGCGCTCGGCATGTACCCGGTCATCCCCGGCCGCGCCGAACTCGTCGTCAACAGCCCGGTGTTCACCGAGGCGACCATCACCCGCCCGAACGGCGAGCCGATCGTGGTCAAGACCTCCGGCGCGGGCAAGCACGTGGCCGACCTGAAGCTCAACGGCCGCCCGCAGACCCGCACCTGGCTGCCGGAATCGCTGGTGGCCGACGGCGGCACGGTGGAGTTCGGCCTGACCGCCGAGCCGACCACGTGGGGCACCGGGCCCGCCGACGCGCCGCCGTCGTTCCGCGACGGCGAGGTGGGGCAGCAGTCGTTCATCACGCCCGGCCGGCTGGTCCTCCCGCCGGGGGCCTCGGGCACGGTCACGATCGGCGCGCAGGACTTCTCCGGCAAGGGCGGCAAGGTGGGGTGGAGCGCGCAGCCGCCCAACGGGATCACCGTCACCCCGAGCCAGGGCGAGATCACCGCGCCACCGGGCGACAAGGCCGGGCAGAGTGTCACGGTCACCGTCGCGCCCGACACCGCCGAGCAGACCCTGCGGATCCCCGTGACCTTCTCCAACGGTCAGCGCAGCACGATCTCCGTGCTGGTGGCCGACCCGGGCAGCCTGCGCGCGGCGTTCAACAACGTCGGCACGTCACCGGACGACAACCAGGCCATCGGCAACTTCGACGGCGGGGGCTGGAGCTACTCGCGCGAGGCCTTGGCGGAGAAGGGCCTGACCCCCGGCGCGAAGGTCACCCAGGACGGCATCACCTACACCTGGCCGTCGTCGCCGGTCGGCGAGCCGGACAACGTCGACACCACCGGCCAGGCCGTGACGCTCAACGCCACCGGCACGAAGCTGGGCCTGCTCGGCAGCGGGGGCGGCGGCAAGGCGTCCGGCAAGCTCACCATCACCTACGCCGACGGGACGACCCAGGTGGAGGACGTCGGGTTCTCCGACTGGGCGCTGGGCGGCAACGCCACCACGCCACCGTCGTTCGACAACCGGGTCGTCGCCGTCACGCCGTACCGGAACAACTCCGGCGGAACCTCCCAGCAGCTCAAGATGTTCCTCTTCGCCACCGCGCCGATCACCCTGAAGGCCAAGGAGGTCCGCTCGGTGACCCTGCCCTCCGGGGTGACCGGCGGCACGTTCCACGTGTTCGCGATAGGCGTGGGTTGA
- a CDS encoding LacI family DNA-binding transcriptional regulator — MNDVARLAGVSIKTVSRVVNDEAGVHPATAERVLAAIDQLGFRRNLSARNLRRGSSTGTVGLVLEDVGNPFYSGVTRAVEEISRLRGRQVITGSSDEDPVRERELALEFCSRRVDGLLIVPAGVQHGYLVPEMHAGTPVVFLDRPAGDVVADTVLVDNVGGTAEAVVHLASFGHRRIAFLGDSPDIFTANERLRGFREGCARAGVGFHESLVRMGPHDEDSVRTALHHLRNAADPATAVVTGNNRITVHALRALAGSPVRPALLGFDDFELADLLSPPVSVIAHDASALGKAAADLLYARLDGDTSPPRRVVLPVRLVARGSGEVRA, encoded by the coding sequence ATGAACGACGTGGCGCGGCTGGCGGGCGTGAGCATCAAGACGGTCTCGCGCGTGGTGAACGACGAGGCGGGGGTGCACCCGGCGACCGCGGAACGGGTGCTCGCGGCGATCGACCAGCTCGGCTTCCGGCGCAACCTCAGCGCGCGCAACCTGCGCCGCGGCTCGTCCACCGGCACCGTCGGCCTGGTGCTGGAGGACGTGGGCAACCCGTTCTACTCCGGCGTGACGCGGGCCGTGGAGGAGATCTCCCGACTGCGCGGCCGGCAGGTCATCACCGGCTCCTCGGACGAGGACCCGGTGCGGGAGCGCGAACTGGCGCTGGAGTTCTGCTCCCGCCGGGTGGACGGCCTGCTGATCGTGCCCGCGGGCGTGCAGCACGGGTACCTGGTGCCGGAGATGCACGCGGGCACGCCCGTGGTGTTCCTGGACCGCCCGGCGGGCGACGTGGTCGCGGACACCGTGCTGGTCGACAACGTCGGCGGCACCGCGGAAGCCGTGGTGCACCTGGCGTCCTTCGGGCACCGCCGGATCGCGTTCCTGGGCGACTCGCCGGACATCTTCACCGCCAACGAACGCCTGCGCGGCTTCCGCGAGGGCTGCGCGCGGGCGGGCGTCGGGTTCCACGAGTCGCTGGTCCGGATGGGCCCGCACGACGAGGACTCGGTCCGCACGGCGTTGCACCACTTGCGGAACGCGGCCGACCCGGCGACCGCCGTGGTCACCGGCAACAACCGGATCACGGTGCACGCGCTGCGCGCGCTGGCCGGGTCGCCGGTCCGGCCGGCGCTGCTCGGCTTCGACGACTTCGAGCTGGCGGACCTGCTCTCGCCGCCGGTGAGCGTGATCGCGCACGACGCGAGCGCGCTGGGGAAGGCCGCGGCCGACCTGCTGTACGCCCGCCTGGACGGCGACACGTCACCACCGCGCCGCGTGGTGCTGCCGGTCCGGTTGGTGGCACGTGGATCAGGGGAGGTTCGTGCGTGA
- a CDS encoding class I mannose-6-phosphate isomerase — protein MSKQPIALPANQPKQFYRGGAAIATLRGEPGADYGPEDWVASTTTLFGQDEAGLTRLPDGRWLRDAVAADPVAWLGPEHVAEFGADTALLVKLLDAGQRLPVHCHPSNAFAAEHLACRHGKTEAWIVIGTTGDDPTAYLGFRQDVPADAIATWVSAQDSKAMLDALNPVSVKAGDTLFVPAGVPHAIGEGVFIVELQQPTDFSVTLEWQGFLPDPESWHLGLGQDTALECVERRVQHVQDLLTHTASRVAPSVNLLRAKADPFFQADRLHVSGHQSLVPSFAVLVVLEGEGTVGDTRLHKGSTVVVPHAAGEVVLTGDLVAVRCRPPRLGS, from the coding sequence GTGAGCAAGCAGCCGATCGCGCTTCCGGCCAACCAGCCGAAGCAGTTCTACCGGGGCGGGGCGGCGATCGCCACGCTGCGCGGGGAGCCCGGGGCGGACTACGGCCCCGAGGACTGGGTGGCCTCGACCACCACCCTGTTCGGGCAGGACGAGGCGGGCCTGACCAGGCTGCCGGACGGCCGGTGGCTGCGCGACGCGGTCGCCGCCGACCCGGTGGCGTGGCTCGGCCCCGAGCACGTGGCGGAGTTCGGCGCGGACACCGCGCTGCTGGTGAAGCTGCTGGACGCGGGCCAGCGCCTGCCGGTGCACTGCCACCCGTCCAACGCCTTCGCGGCCGAGCACCTGGCCTGCCGGCACGGCAAGACCGAGGCGTGGATCGTGATCGGCACGACCGGCGACGACCCCACCGCCTACCTCGGTTTCCGCCAGGACGTCCCCGCGGACGCCATCGCCACCTGGGTCTCCGCCCAGGACTCGAAGGCGATGCTCGACGCCCTCAACCCGGTGTCGGTCAAGGCGGGTGACACGCTGTTCGTCCCCGCCGGCGTGCCGCACGCCATCGGCGAGGGCGTGTTCATCGTGGAACTCCAGCAGCCCACCGACTTCTCCGTCACGCTGGAGTGGCAGGGTTTCCTCCCCGACCCGGAGTCCTGGCACCTGGGCCTCGGCCAGGACACCGCGCTGGAGTGCGTGGAGCGCCGGGTGCAGCACGTGCAAGACCTGCTGACGCACACCGCGTCCCGCGTCGCCCCCTCGGTGAACCTGTTGCGCGCCAAGGCCGACCCGTTCTTCCAGGCGGACCGCCTGCACGTCTCCGGCCACCAGTCGCTGGTCCCGTCGTTCGCGGTCCTCGTCGTCTTGGAGGGCGAAGGCACCGTGGGGGACACCCGCCTGCACAAGGGCAGCACGGTCGTCGTGCCACACGCGGCGGGCGAGGTCGTGCTGACCGGCGACCTGGTCGCCGTCCGCTGCCGCCCGCCGCGCCTCGGGAGCTGA
- a CDS encoding ATP-binding cassette domain-containing protein, giving the protein MAEPLLEARDLVKHYGSVEALRGASFTAYAGEVVSLIGDNGAGKSTLVKCLSGAEQPDSGTIAFDGRPITLPTPTTARHLGIETVYQDLAVAPDLDPAANLFLGRELLKPGLLGRLGVLDKKAMRRRATESFAELGVSLQSVDVPIGALSGGQRQSVAVARSVVWAGKLVFMDEPTAALGVVQRERVLEVVKRVRDQGLAVVLISHNMPEVLAVSDRVEVLRLGRRVARFTAADTTVEELVGAMTGALG; this is encoded by the coding sequence ATGGCGGAACCCCTGTTGGAGGCCCGCGACCTGGTGAAGCACTACGGCAGCGTGGAAGCGCTGCGCGGGGCTTCGTTCACCGCCTACGCGGGCGAAGTGGTGTCCCTCATCGGGGACAACGGCGCGGGCAAGTCGACCCTGGTGAAGTGCCTGTCCGGCGCGGAACAACCCGACAGCGGCACCATCGCGTTCGACGGTCGCCCGATCACCCTGCCCACCCCCACCACCGCGCGGCACCTGGGCATCGAGACGGTGTACCAGGACCTCGCCGTCGCGCCGGACCTCGACCCGGCCGCGAACCTGTTCCTGGGTCGTGAGTTGCTCAAACCCGGGCTGCTCGGCCGGCTGGGCGTGCTGGACAAGAAGGCGATGCGCCGCAGGGCCACCGAGTCGTTCGCGGAGCTGGGGGTGAGCCTGCAGAGCGTCGACGTACCGATCGGCGCGCTGTCGGGCGGCCAGCGGCAGAGCGTCGCCGTGGCCCGCAGCGTGGTCTGGGCGGGCAAGCTCGTGTTCATGGACGAACCGACCGCCGCTCTCGGCGTGGTGCAGCGCGAACGCGTCCTCGAGGTCGTCAAGCGGGTCCGCGACCAGGGCTTGGCGGTCGTGCTGATCAGCCACAACATGCCCGAGGTGCTGGCGGTGTCGGACCGCGTCGAGGTGCTGCGCCTGGGCCGCCGGGTGGCCCGCTTCACCGCCGCCGACACGACCGTGGAGGAACTGGTGGGTGCGATGACCGGAGCCCTCGGATGA